From Anopheles arabiensis isolate DONGOLA chromosome 3, AaraD3, whole genome shotgun sequence, a single genomic window includes:
- the LOC120902177 gene encoding WD repeat and FYVE domain-containing protein 2: MAAEIKPAPRSANDRFSTTKKPELLSKLEGSNDDVNAAVLIPGEDGVISVCDGKTIRVWQKRDSGQYWPSICQYMPSGCTSLCYTPETRTLFIGQENGTISQFTLSDDCNRLTPIREYLAHQARITSVTFAKHTGWILSVGKDKFFAYHSTETGERIGCYTFEAMCTAMQYDALSKYVFVGDYSGQITMLKLSGTGATLVTTMKGHSGSVRSLYWAEGPQLLFSGSQDQSVIVWDVGGKRGTTYELHGHNNKVSSLSYATNTQQLISAGEDSVIVFWEMNAMRKVTPDWVESDTCQLCTRAFFWNLRAMIDQKQIGIRQHHCRYCGKAVCDKCSTNRINIPIMGFEFDVRVCDQCHQRLKSEERPSLATFHDAKHSIVGMDLDEPRKRLLTVGQDRIIKIWDLSSIWG; encoded by the exons ATGGCGGCCGAAATCAAGCCCGCACCGCGGAGTGCGAATGACCGCTTCAGCACCACCAAAAAGCCGGAACTGCTCAGCAAGCTCGAGGGAAGCAACGATGACGTGAACGCGGCCGTACTGATTCCGGGCGAGGACGGCGTTATCAGTGTTTGTGATGGCAA AACGATACGGGTGTGGCAGAAGCGCGACTCGGGCCAGTACTGGCCCTCGATCTGTCAGTACATGCCGTCGGGCTGCACGTCCCTGTGCTACACGCCGGAAACGCGAACGCTCTTCATCGGGCAGGAGAATGGCACGATATCGCAGTTCACGCTGTCGGACGACTGCAACCGGCTGACGCCGATCCGGGAGTATCTGGCGCACCAGGCCCGCATCACCAGCGTCACGTTCGCCAAACACACCGGCTGGATCCTGTCGGTCGGGAAGGACAAGTTCTTCGCCTACCACAGCACCGAAACGGGCGAGCGGATCGGTTGCTACACGTTCGAGGCGATGTGTACTGCGATGCA ATACGACGCCTTATCAAAGTATGTGTTTGTGGGAGATTACAGCGGGCAAATAACGATGCTGAAGCTGAGCGGCACCGGTGCCACGCTGGTCACCACGATGAAGGGCCACTCCGGCTCGGTCCGCTCGTTGTACTGGGCCGAGGGGCCCCAGCTGCTGTTCAGTGGCTCCCAGGACCAGTCCGTGATCGTGTGGGACGTCGGTGGCAAGCGGGGAACCACCTACGAGCTGCATGGGCATAA CAACAAAGTATCGTCCCTGTCGTACGCAACGAACACGCAGCAGCTAATCTCGGCCGGCGAGGATTCAGTGATTGTGTTCTGGGAAATGAACGCGATGCGCAAGGTGACGCCCGACTGGGTCGAATCCGACACGTGCCAGCTGTGTACGCGGGCGTTCTTCTGGAATCTGCGCGCCATGATCGACCAGAAGCAGATCGGCATACGGCAGCACCACTGTCGCTACTGTGGCAAGGCGGTGTGCGACAAGTGCTCGACGAATCGCATCAACATCCCGATCATGGGGTTCGAGTTCGATGTGCGCGTGTGCGACCAGTGCCACCAGCGGCTGAAGAGCGAAGA GCGACCCTCGCTGGCCACGTTCCACGATGCGAAGCACAGTATCGTCGGGATGGATTTGGACGAGCCGCGGAAAAGATTGCTGACCGTCGGGCAGGACCGTATCATCAAGATTTGGGACCTCTCCTCGATCTGGGGTTAG
- the LOC120902179 gene encoding uncharacterized protein LOC120902179: MKTLCVAIILMGHCMSLISAGSYHYNNHLVPAGPPPPQYLPNYDVLPTEEYVQPVKYHSWGHGPAWTPITSFPWPGPEHEPHYPPHYHAGSATPCPHKMKKYTTTPKTTTTTTTTTTHRPVETKKPHLLLEKLAVTHHKTK, from the exons ATGAAGACTCTGTGCGTTGCAATCATTCTAATGGGACACTGCATGTCTCTGATCAGTGCTG GATCATACCACTACAACAATCATCTAGTGCCAGCAGgacctccaccaccacaatACCTTCCAAACTATGATGTGCTACCAACCGAAGAGTACGTCCAGCCAGTCAAGTATCACTCCTGGGGCCACGGACCGGCATGGACACCGATCACCAGCTTCCCCTGGCCCGGTCCGGAGCACGAACCGCACTATCCTCCGCATTACCATGCCGGCTCGGCTACACCGTGTCCGCACAAGATGAAGAAGTACACCACAACACCgaaaacaaccaccaccacgacgacCACAACCACGCATCGTCCGGTGGAAACGAAGAAGCCGCACCTTCTGCTGGAGAAGCTGGCAGTCACTCATCATAAGACGAAATAA